One Lysinibacillus fusiformis genomic window carries:
- the queF gene encoding preQ(1) synthase, which produces MSGRSHEEGLKDLTLLGNQGTQYSYEYAPEVLEAVDNLHSNRDYFVKFNCPEFTSLCPLTNQPDFATMYISYIPDKKIVESKSLKLYLFSFRNHGDFHEDCVNIIMNDLIKLLDPRYIEVWGKFTPRGGISIDPWCNYGKPETKYEEIANYRLMNHDLNPEKIDNR; this is translated from the coding sequence ATGTCTGGAAGAAGCCATGAAGAAGGATTAAAGGATTTAACATTATTAGGTAATCAAGGTACTCAATATTCATATGAATATGCACCCGAAGTACTGGAGGCAGTAGATAATCTTCATTCAAATCGAGATTATTTCGTCAAGTTTAATTGTCCAGAGTTCACTAGTTTATGTCCACTTACAAATCAGCCTGATTTTGCGACAATGTACATCTCATATATCCCGGATAAAAAAATTGTTGAGAGTAAATCACTAAAATTATATTTATTTAGTTTTAGAAATCATGGCGATTTCCACGAAGATTGCGTCAATATCATTATGAACGATTTAATTAAATTACTTGATCCAAGATATATCGAGGTTTGGGGGAAATTTACGCCACGTGGAGGGATCTCGATTGATCCATGGTGTAACTATGGGAAACCAGAAACTAAATACGAAGAAATAGCGAATTATCGTTTAATGAATCACGATCTTAATCCAGAAAAAATCGATAATCGATAA
- the queC gene encoding 7-cyano-7-deazaguanine synthase QueC, whose protein sequence is MKQEKAIVVFSGGQDSTTCLFWAQERFEEVEAVTFDYGQRHLLEIECAKEIAAELGVTHHILDMSLLNQLAPNALTRQDIEVKDGEGGGLPSTFVPGRNLLFLSFAGVLASQVGAKHIVTGVCETDFSGYPDCRDIFIKSLNVTLNLSMDDSFVIDTPLMWLNKAQTWELADQLGALEFVRQRTLTCYNGVIADGCGECPACKLRKKGLDEYLSFRKES, encoded by the coding sequence ATGAAACAGGAAAAAGCAATTGTTGTGTTTAGTGGAGGTCAGGACAGTACCACTTGTTTGTTCTGGGCACAAGAACGTTTTGAAGAGGTTGAGGCAGTGACTTTTGATTATGGTCAAAGGCATCTTCTTGAAATTGAATGTGCAAAGGAGATAGCAGCGGAACTTGGTGTCACGCATCACATTCTTGATATGTCGCTCCTGAATCAGCTTGCTCCGAATGCATTGACACGACAAGACATCGAAGTAAAAGACGGAGAAGGTGGCGGGCTTCCATCGACTTTTGTGCCTGGCCGGAATTTGCTGTTTCTTTCATTTGCGGGAGTTTTGGCGAGCCAAGTTGGAGCCAAGCATATCGTAACTGGTGTTTGTGAAACGGATTTTAGCGGATATCCGGATTGCCGGGATATTTTTATAAAATCCTTGAATGTAACGTTAAATTTATCTATGGACGATTCCTTTGTGATTGATACACCGTTAATGTGGCTGAATAAGGCACAGACATGGGAGCTTGCTGATCAGCTTGGGGCGCTTGAGTTCGTTCGGCAAAGAACGTTAACTTGTTATAACGGTGTCATAGCAGATGGTTGTGGTGAATGCCCCGCGTGTAAACTGCGAAAAAAAGGGCTTGATGAGTATTTAAGCTTCAGAAAGGAGTCTTAA
- the queD gene encoding 6-carboxytetrahydropterin synthase QueD — MFHFKIVEKLQKIDEDIQRNQLNYHAKRVLVSKEFTFDAAHHLHDYEGKCKNLHGHTYRAVLGLSGYTNERGLMIDFGDIKEIWKQKIEIFLDHRYLNETLPLMNTTAENIVVWIYEKLAEALLDEQRYNGARVEFIRLYETPTSYAEARREWMEVE; from the coding sequence ATGTTTCATTTTAAAATTGTCGAGAAGCTCCAAAAAATAGATGAAGATATTCAAAGGAATCAATTGAACTATCATGCAAAACGTGTTCTCGTGAGCAAGGAATTTACCTTTGATGCAGCCCATCATTTACATGATTATGAGGGGAAATGCAAAAATTTGCATGGCCATACGTATCGTGCTGTATTAGGGTTGAGTGGATACACAAATGAACGCGGTTTGATGATTGACTTTGGTGATATAAAAGAAATTTGGAAACAAAAAATAGAAATTTTTTTGGATCATCGTTATTTAAATGAAACGCTTCCACTGATGAATACAACGGCAGAGAACATTGTAGTCTGGATTTATGAAAAGTTAGCGGAAGCCTTGCTTGATGAACAACGATATAACGGGGCGCGTGTAGAGTTTATCAGACTGTATGAGACTCCGACAAGCTATGCTGAAGCGCGACGGGAGTGGATGGAAGTTGAGTAA
- the queE gene encoding 7-carboxy-7-deazaguanine synthase QueE, with product MSKVPVIEIFGPTIQGEGMVVGQKTMFVRTAGCDYSCSWCDSSFTWDGSGKHLIVQMTADEIWSELERLGGSGFSFVTISGGNPALLRNLEALIAILKENDIKVGVETQGSRWQQWLYDIDELTISPKPPSSRMITDYTLLSDILGKLQNRNRNQHISLKIVVFNEEDYDYAKQIHLRYPTIPFYLQVGNDDITTTDNSLLISHLLEKYQALIDRVIEDEELRDVKVLPQLHALVWGNKRGV from the coding sequence TTGAGTAAGGTACCCGTTATCGAGATTTTTGGACCGACCATTCAAGGCGAGGGTATGGTAGTTGGACAGAAGACGATGTTTGTGCGGACTGCTGGCTGTGACTATTCCTGTTCCTGGTGCGATTCATCGTTTACATGGGATGGCAGCGGAAAGCATCTGATTGTCCAAATGACAGCAGATGAGATTTGGTCTGAGTTGGAACGACTCGGAGGCAGTGGTTTTTCATTTGTCACAATTTCGGGCGGCAATCCTGCACTCCTTCGAAATTTGGAAGCGCTCATTGCTATTTTAAAAGAAAACGACATAAAGGTCGGAGTAGAGACACAGGGAAGCAGATGGCAACAATGGCTATATGATATCGATGAACTGACGATTTCACCCAAGCCTCCTAGTTCCAGAATGATCACAGACTATACATTACTATCTGATATCCTCGGAAAACTTCAAAATCGAAACCGTAATCAGCATATATCCCTCAAAATAGTCGTTTTTAATGAAGAGGATTATGATTATGCGAAGCAAATTCACCTTCGATATCCGACGATTCCTTTTTATCTTCAAGTCGGTAATGATGATATTACGACGACTGATAATTCGCTGCTGATTAGCCATTTATTGGAGAAGTACCAAGCGCTAATTGACAGGGTGATTGAAGATGAGGAATTAAGGGATGTCAAAGTACTGCCACAGTTGCATGCCCTTGTTTGGGGAAATAAAAGAGGTGTATAG
- a CDS encoding VUT family protein — translation MRILFYLLSIVIANVVTAAFAPLQFGMFIVPMGTLLIGATFIFRDLVQNKYGRAKTYLFIITALILSAVVSFILGDTLLIVVASALSFVVAETADTEIYTRLKLPMAWRVFYSGIVGGFLDSVIFVVIGLSPLGANMLPWEAIPAAILGQIIVKTIIQMLGALILNQVRVIQEKRLILE, via the coding sequence ATGAGAATATTATTTTATTTATTATCTATTGTCATTGCTAATGTGGTGACGGCAGCATTTGCGCCATTACAGTTTGGCATGTTTATTGTTCCGATGGGGACTCTGTTGATTGGGGCGACCTTTATTTTCCGGGATCTTGTGCAAAATAAATATGGTAGAGCAAAGACGTATTTGTTTATTATTACTGCGCTAATCTTATCCGCAGTGGTTTCATTCATACTCGGGGATACACTATTGATTGTGGTGGCATCGGCACTTTCATTTGTTGTCGCTGAAACCGCCGATACAGAAATCTATACCCGATTAAAACTACCAATGGCTTGGCGTGTGTTCTACAGCGGAATTGTTGGAGGATTTCTGGATTCCGTTATTTTCGTAGTAATTGGCTTGAGTCCGCTTGGAGCCAATATGCTGCCTTGGGAAGCAATACCAGCCGCCATTTTGGGACAAATTATTGTGAAGACGATTATTCAAATGTTAGGTGCACTAATTTTAAATCAAGTTCGTGTAATTCAGGAAAAACGTCTTATTTTAGAATGA
- the bioW gene encoding 6-carboxyhexanoate--CoA ligase yields the protein MLETCYSIRMRAAERSPELGEKHVSGGERIGSKSQIEPIVTQLLNKASNHTRGDADFIQITVEKISNDQIRYMLPLEITTVETTSIRKAHGEARRILASVGVSEHALDVAFQLLSGNQNLRGAIILNSKTGIRLDERGLKGVRVSRIDWQDVSVNLNERVREALALASKVANSPFTIAELCWSDDPDYVTGYVSNHDLGYVRISPLKKEGCESGGRIFFVSDEVELETYINYLEIVPVLIRRD from the coding sequence ATGTTAGAAACGTGTTATAGTATTCGAATGCGTGCGGCTGAAAGAAGTCCTGAACTAGGGGAAAAGCATGTATCTGGTGGCGAACGGATAGGAAGTAAATCTCAGATAGAGCCAATTGTTACACAGTTATTGAATAAAGCAAGCAATCATACACGAGGAGATGCTGACTTTATTCAAATTACTGTTGAGAAAATATCAAATGATCAGATACGGTATATGCTACCGTTAGAAATTACGACAGTTGAAACTACTTCAATTAGAAAAGCACATGGTGAAGCGAGAAGGATACTAGCATCTGTAGGTGTTTCGGAACATGCGCTTGATGTTGCTTTTCAGCTACTTAGCGGTAATCAAAATCTCCGAGGGGCCATCATCCTCAATAGTAAAACTGGCATACGGCTTGACGAGCGGGGGCTTAAAGGTGTTCGTGTATCACGAATCGATTGGCAAGATGTTAGTGTAAACCTTAATGAGCGTGTCCGTGAAGCGCTAGCGCTGGCGTCGAAAGTAGCAAATTCTCCGTTCACGATTGCAGAATTATGTTGGTCCGATGATCCAGATTATGTGACTGGATATGTCAGTAATCATGATTTAGGTTATGTCAGAATTTCTCCGTTAAAAAAGGAAGGCTGTGAGAGCGGAGGACGTATTTTTTTTGTATCAGATGAAGTCGAACTAGAGACATATATAAACTATTTAGAAATAGTACCAGTTCTCATTAGGAGGGATTAA
- the bioF gene encoding 8-amino-7-oxononanoate synthase: MDHWFQQELQLIEEKGLKRKLRSFSTGNESEVMMNGKKFLLFSSNNYLGLATDSRVKKKASGGIKKYGTGTGGSRLTTGNFVIHEQLESEIAVLKETEAAIVFSSGFLANIGVISSVMKEGDIIFSDAWNHASIIDGCRLSKANTIVYEHADMEDLERKLKQSHGNGKKLIVTDGVFSMDGDIAPLPEIVALAKEYNANIMVDDAHATGVLGNEGRGTADYFGLKDEIDFIVGTLSKAIGAEGGFVATSSLAKQYLLNTARSFIFQTGLSPSAIEAAREGILIIQNEPERRIQLLNNAQYLRLKLGEYGFVIGQGDTPIISLLVGNSHKAMQFSEKLMDEGIFIPAIRPPTVPKGSSRLRITVMATHTMEQLDMVINKIKKIGKEICLV; this comes from the coding sequence ATGGATCATTGGTTTCAACAGGAACTACAGTTAATAGAAGAAAAAGGATTGAAAAGGAAGTTACGGTCGTTTTCAACTGGCAATGAGAGCGAGGTAATGATGAATGGTAAGAAATTCTTGCTTTTTTCATCTAATAACTATTTAGGTCTTGCAACAGATAGTCGTGTGAAAAAAAAAGCATCTGGGGGCATAAAAAAATATGGGACCGGGACCGGTGGTTCGAGATTAACAACCGGAAATTTTGTCATTCATGAACAGCTTGAAAGCGAAATTGCGGTATTGAAAGAAACAGAGGCTGCGATTGTTTTTAGCAGTGGTTTTTTAGCGAATATTGGTGTGATTTCGAGTGTGATGAAGGAAGGAGATATTATATTTTCTGATGCATGGAATCATGCAAGTATCATAGATGGTTGTCGTCTTAGTAAAGCAAACACAATTGTTTATGAACATGCGGATATGGAGGATTTAGAGCGTAAATTGAAGCAATCACATGGGAATGGAAAGAAGTTAATCGTGACGGACGGCGTTTTTAGTATGGATGGTGATATCGCTCCGCTTCCAGAAATTGTTGCACTAGCTAAGGAATATAATGCTAACATAATGGTTGATGATGCACATGCGACAGGTGTATTAGGAAATGAAGGTCGTGGTACTGCTGATTATTTTGGTTTGAAAGATGAGATTGACTTTATAGTAGGCACGTTAAGTAAAGCAATTGGTGCAGAGGGTGGCTTTGTGGCGACGTCGTCACTTGCAAAGCAATATTTACTTAATACAGCCAGATCATTTATTTTCCAAACAGGTTTATCTCCAAGTGCGATTGAAGCAGCACGAGAAGGGATTTTGATTATTCAGAATGAGCCTGAACGTAGAATTCAATTGTTGAATAATGCGCAGTATTTACGTTTAAAATTGGGGGAATATGGTTTTGTAATTGGGCAAGGTGACACACCCATTATATCTCTCCTTGTTGGTAATTCTCATAAAGCTATGCAATTTTCTGAGAAACTTATGGATGAAGGTATCTTTATTCCAGCAATTCGCCCTCCAACTGTGCCGAAAGGGTCAAGCCGTTTGCGGATTACAGTGATGGCTACACATACAATGGAGCAGCTCGATATGGTCATAAATAAAATTAAGAAAATAGGAAAAGAAATATGTCTTGTGTAA
- a CDS encoding glycosyl hydrolase family 18 protein, translating into MSNKLKKYFLIPALLTSLFTSPFSADASVNDIHMTYLYGGTSSSYLNNIDMTLGALNTATPLFYELNADGSLKSSIDKSLIQGLHARGLKVVPFISNHFDRKLGQTAMKNREVLSTQLVDSVVKNNLDGIDIDIENLNYTDKEVFTDFIRLLNEKMPNDKTISIAVAANPNGWTVGWHGSYDYLKLSEYSDYLMLMAYDESWNGGPVGPVASLSFVENSIKSLLNQGVDSKKVVLGLPFYGRIWNDDVELGGYGVANKSVKSIVNHHKGKLYFDNTSKSAYAKFTVRESDSPTYIGGKKLTTGNYTIWYENDLSLKYKLRLVEKYNLRGTGSWDLTQADNGIWKFYSSWANGEHNFIDSENHWAENDIMFLYRKGWISGKNEYTFDPNGDLTRAQAVTILTNAIGLHDKNETVANYFTDVPTDHWAKQAIELAHQYNIVNGTKPNVFEPNSRITRAQLSAILSRILDYPLDNTNEYPFYDVQKGHWAYSDILKLSSHGIIKGKEDGGFYPNDFVKRAQMAAMVNRASGDLEKYPQ; encoded by the coding sequence ATGAGTAATAAATTAAAAAAATATTTTCTAATCCCCGCTCTGTTAACGTCATTATTTACCTCTCCATTTAGTGCTGATGCCTCAGTAAATGACATACATATGACTTATTTATATGGTGGAACTTCTAGCTCCTATTTAAACAATATAGATATGACTTTAGGTGCGTTAAATACGGCTACGCCTCTATTCTATGAATTAAACGCTGACGGTAGTTTAAAATCTTCAATTGATAAAAGTTTAATACAAGGATTACACGCTAGAGGATTAAAAGTCGTTCCGTTTATTTCCAATCATTTCGATCGAAAATTAGGGCAAACTGCTATGAAAAATAGAGAAGTTTTATCTACTCAATTAGTAGATTCTGTAGTAAAAAATAACTTAGATGGAATAGATATTGATATTGAGAATTTAAACTATACCGATAAAGAAGTATTTACAGATTTCATACGATTATTAAATGAAAAAATGCCTAATGATAAAACAATATCTATAGCAGTTGCTGCAAATCCAAATGGATGGACGGTAGGATGGCATGGTTCTTATGATTATTTAAAACTAAGTGAATATAGTGATTACCTAATGTTAATGGCCTATGATGAAAGTTGGAATGGTGGTCCAGTAGGTCCTGTCGCTAGTTTATCATTTGTTGAAAATTCTATTAAATCTTTATTAAATCAAGGTGTTGATTCAAAGAAAGTAGTTTTAGGCTTACCATTTTACGGTCGAATTTGGAACGATGACGTGGAATTAGGTGGATATGGTGTAGCTAATAAATCTGTAAAAAGCATAGTTAATCATCATAAAGGAAAACTCTATTTTGATAATACCTCAAAATCAGCTTATGCTAAATTCACAGTTAGAGAAAGCGATTCACCAACTTATATTGGTGGTAAAAAACTTACAACGGGCAATTACACAATTTGGTATGAAAATGATTTATCTTTAAAATATAAATTAAGATTAGTAGAGAAATACAATTTAAGAGGAACTGGTAGTTGGGATTTAACGCAAGCAGATAACGGAATATGGAAATTTTATTCGTCTTGGGCGAATGGAGAGCATAATTTTATAGATTCAGAAAATCATTGGGCTGAAAATGATATTATGTTTCTTTATAGAAAGGGATGGATAAGTGGAAAAAATGAATACACTTTTGACCCTAATGGTGATCTAACAAGGGCACAAGCTGTTACTATCCTTACAAACGCGATAGGTTTACATGACAAAAACGAAACGGTCGCCAATTATTTTACAGATGTTCCTACTGACCATTGGGCAAAACAGGCTATTGAACTAGCACATCAGTATAATATTGTTAATGGAACGAAACCAAACGTATTTGAACCAAATTCTCGAATTACAAGAGCTCAATTATCAGCAATATTATCGAGAATACTAGATTACCCATTAGATAATACGAATGAATACCCTTTTTATGATGTACAAAAAGGACATTGGGCGTACTCAGATATTTTAAAACTAAGTAGTCATGGAATTATTAAAGGTAAAGAAGACGGCGGATTTTATCCTAACGATTTTGTTAAAAGAGCGCAAATGGCAGCGATGGTTAATCGTGCGAGTGGAGATTTAGAAAAATATCCACAATAA
- a CDS encoding LysE family translocator, with product MDNLLAYILMALMMSMLPGTDTVLIMKNTLSHGAKAGRFTILGMATGLMFWTVIAVFGLSVAIVQSLFLFHVIKYLGATYLFYLGVRAFFTKSTLSLEAVQGENQCAVDQSFHYHYKESYLQGAISNFLNPKTVLVYITFMPQFIDLNGNTNQQLIGLGLILTLIAVGWFMVLVYLIHHMKKWLKKPKFQLIFQKSTGVMLIAFGVKTVM from the coding sequence ATGGATAACTTACTAGCATATATCTTAATGGCCCTTATGATGTCTATGTTGCCCGGTACAGACACGGTACTTATTATGAAAAATACACTTAGCCACGGAGCAAAAGCCGGACGTTTTACGATACTCGGGATGGCAACAGGTCTTATGTTTTGGACTGTTATTGCCGTTTTCGGTTTATCAGTTGCCATTGTTCAGTCACTATTTCTTTTCCATGTCATTAAGTATTTGGGAGCTACATATTTATTTTACTTAGGTGTACGAGCATTTTTTACGAAAAGTACACTTTCACTAGAAGCTGTTCAGGGAGAAAATCAGTGTGCTGTTGACCAGTCATTTCACTACCATTATAAAGAGTCCTATTTACAAGGTGCCATTAGTAATTTTCTTAACCCTAAGACGGTTTTGGTCTACATAACCTTTATGCCACAATTCATTGATCTTAATGGGAATACAAATCAACAATTGATTGGATTAGGACTAATCCTTACTTTAATAGCGGTAGGATGGTTTATGGTCTTGGTTTATCTAATCCATCATATGAAAAAGTGGTTGAAAAAGCCTAAATTCCAACTAATCTTCCAAAAATCTACCGGTGTAATGTTGATAGCATTTGGAGTAAAAACGGTCATGTAG
- a CDS encoding AraC family ligand binding domain-containing protein — protein sequence MLNEIRTVYLDSDLNIEAYRFKGIMQKFPAHFHEYYVIGFIEEGQRYLVCKGEEYIINPGDLLLFNPYDTHSCEQIDGKTLDYRCINVTLETMKKMVFGINGNECLPCFNQNVLYHSELVANLRELHLKISQDENELKKEELFLYLLEELIQTYSDLTILPAASETSHEIKTVCIYLEENYTKTITLNDLSTLVGWSKYHLLRTFTKKMGISPNSYLETTRVNHAKKLLEQGIKPIEVTFLTGFSDQSHLTKFFKRQVGLTPKQYMRIFENGGETR from the coding sequence ATGTTAAATGAAATCCGTACGGTTTATCTTGATTCTGATTTAAACATCGAAGCTTATCGATTTAAAGGAATCATGCAGAAGTTTCCTGCGCACTTTCATGAATATTATGTGATTGGATTTATTGAAGAAGGTCAACGTTATTTGGTATGTAAAGGTGAAGAATACATTATTAACCCAGGGGACTTATTGTTGTTTAACCCATACGATACTCACAGTTGCGAGCAGATAGATGGGAAAACACTGGATTACCGGTGCATCAATGTGACACTGGAAACCATGAAAAAAATGGTTTTTGGAATCAATGGTAACGAATGCCTACCATGTTTCAACCAAAATGTTTTATACCATAGCGAGCTTGTCGCCAATTTAAGAGAACTTCATCTAAAAATTTCGCAGGATGAGAATGAACTGAAGAAAGAAGAACTGTTTTTGTACTTATTGGAAGAGCTCATTCAGACATATTCTGACTTGACAATCCTTCCAGCAGCTTCTGAAACCTCTCACGAGATTAAAACCGTGTGTATTTATCTTGAGGAAAATTATACAAAAACGATTACGCTTAATGATCTAAGCACCTTGGTTGGATGGAGTAAATATCACTTACTAAGAACATTCACAAAAAAAATGGGCATCTCCCCTAACAGCTACTTGGAAACAACTCGAGTGAATCATGCGAAAAAGCTTTTGGAACAAGGTATTAAACCCATTGAAGTAACTTTTTTAACAGGATTTAGTGATCAAAGTCACTTGACTAAATTCTTTAAAAGACAGGTTGGGTTAACACCGAAACAATATATGAGGATTTTTGAAAATGGAGGAGAAACACGATAA
- a CDS encoding NUDIX hydrolase, whose product MFLEKLKNDLNQNQALFIGEETAYRSAILIPLVQVDEEWHILFEVRSLTMRKQPGDISFPGGRIDASDPSPLAAAVRETTEELGIDPKTIHIVGQLSPYIASSSFVIYPFVATIDYNQIRHAYNKEEVEEVFTVPLQWLFNYEPYMHLVSVEPVPSLDFPFDKIMNGSQYQWRTRAMEEWFFDFDKYTIWGLTARILKHFLEIIK is encoded by the coding sequence ATGTTCCTAGAAAAACTGAAGAATGACTTAAACCAAAATCAAGCCCTTTTTATAGGAGAGGAAACAGCTTATCGTTCAGCGATATTGATTCCATTAGTTCAAGTAGATGAAGAATGGCATATTCTTTTTGAAGTTCGTTCATTGACAATGAGAAAACAGCCAGGTGATATAAGTTTTCCTGGTGGTCGAATCGACGCATCAGATCCATCACCATTGGCAGCAGCTGTACGAGAAACAACTGAAGAATTAGGAATTGACCCTAAAACGATTCATATTGTCGGGCAATTAAGTCCTTATATTGCTTCTTCTTCATTTGTCATCTACCCATTTGTTGCAACCATTGACTACAATCAAATTCGTCATGCTTACAACAAAGAAGAAGTGGAAGAGGTATTTACGGTACCACTTCAATGGTTATTCAATTATGAGCCTTATATGCATTTAGTATCTGTGGAACCAGTGCCTTCCCTCGACTTTCCTTTTGATAAAATTATGAATGGTTCACAATATCAATGGAGAACTCGTGCAATGGAGGAATGGTTTTTTGATTTTGATAAGTATACAATTTGGGGCTTAACAGCTAGGATATTAAAACATTTTTTGGAAATCATAAAATAA